The Christiangramia salexigens genome includes the window TATATGGAAAATGTAAGGCCTGATCCTTTTCAGAAATATCTTTGAAATAATCTTTACTCTTATCCAGAACCTTATGTGGAAGTGGTTTTAGATCTTCATAATGCAATTTCTTATTCTCTGTAGGATCGGGAAATGAGAAAAAGTCCTTGAAATTATGATATTTACCACCCGGCATCATATCTACTTTTCCAAGCTTCAGCAATCTCCTTATTCTTTTCTGAATAGGTTTTGGCATACCCGCATCATACAGTAGCCTGGTTGGTTGACCATCGGTACGTTGCTTTAAAGACTCATATATTTTTTCGGCTAAAACGCCTTCATAAATATCGTCTATATACAACTCGGCATCCCTGGAAAGTTTTATTTCAAAGATACCTGTGATATGTTCAGTAGGAAAAAGCTTGTAAGCTTCGTGTCTTATGATCTCATCAAGATAAGTGATGTAGTGAAAGGAAGAATCATCTTCTATAGGTACAAACCTTCCGCAGGCTTCAACCGGAATATTTACAATTCCCAGTTTATTTTTGTCTTCAAAAGTAATAAGGAAATAAAGTACAGAGTTTTCAAGAAAAAGTTCATTTTCTTTCGAAGTGTCCAGTAAAATAGGCTTGATAAATTCCTCTACCTTATTATTAAAAAAACTACTAACAAATTTCTGCTGATCCTCATTATAATTGTTGGCCTCAAGTATTTTTATACCGTTCTTAGCCAGTTCCGGTATTATACGGCCATTATATATCTCACCAAACCTATTTTGTTGTTCTTTTACTTTTTCAATTATTTGTTTGGTAATACGGGTAGGCCGCAGGGCAAGAGATTTTCGTATACTTTTCTTAACCCGCTTCATTTGTCTAAGTTGAGAAACCCGCACCCGGAAATATTCATCAAGATTAGAGGAGAAAATTGCCAAAAATTTGATCCTTTCGTATAAAGGATTTAAATCATCTTCGGCCTCCTGAAGAACTCTTTCATTAAAACTTAACCAATTCAGATCCCTATGCCTAAAACGGTCTTCATTTTGTTGCTTCATGTACTTTAGGTTGTTTAACCAAAAATACAAAGTACATGAAGCTTAGCTTCTAATATATTGTTAAATAAGGACTCTATTCTGCGATCTTTTCGAGGCAATAAGTTATCAGATTTTCCACAAGTTTTACAGGGTCTTTAGAAAATTCTCCTGTCATCCTGTTTGCCAATACAGCATTCATGGAAACTGCTCTGTGACCGAGTAAACGAGAAAGACCATAGATCCCTGAAGTTTCCATTTCCAAATTTGTGATATGATTTCCTTTATAACCGAAATTGTTGATCTTATCATTCATTTCCGCATCGGGAATGTCAAGTCGCAAAACCCTTCCTTGCGGGCCATAAAAGCCAATATTGGTTGCTGTAAAACCTGGATAAGTACTTTCAGAAGACATTTGCTTAATGAGGCTTTCGTCACCATTAATTACATAAGGCGTAGCTTTATCTGCAGACCAGTTAGTCTGTTTTACAAATTCAGCCGCGATTTCTTTATCTAAAATATCAGCACTTTTATAAAAATGCATCAATCCGTCAAATCCAATTGCTTTTTCGCTCACAAGTAAAGCATCTACAGGAATTTCTTCTCTTATAGAACCGGTGGTTCCTATTCTTATGATATCGAGACTTTTAATATGCTCCTTAGGTTGCTTTTTCTCAAAATCTATATTCGCAAGTGCATCCAATTCGGTTAAAGCAATGTCTATATTGTCGGTTCCCATCCCGGTAGACATTACTGTTATCCTTTTTGATTTATAGGTTCCGGTATGTATGCAGAATTCTCTTTTTTTCTTTTTTACCTCGATCGTATCAAAATGATCGGTAATAAGTGAAACCCTGTCCTGATCACCAACGGTAATCACAGTATCAGCAAGTTCTTCGGGTAGTAGGTTAAGGTGATAGATAGAGCCATCCTTATTCAGGATGAGCTCAGAAGCTTTTAAACTCATTTTATAATTTTAAAATTTTGTGTGATTCAGATTCATACAGGAAATCATAAACTCGTGCGCCTCCAAAATATTCATCATTCTTAAGGTCACGGTAGAAATTCTTTTTTCCCTCCAAGGCCAGAATACCATTTTCTGTTAATTGAATCCTTTCATTAGTAATTTCGTAGAATATATGCAGCTTATCAATTAAGCGTTGCATTTGAGAATCGTTATACCCGTAATACCCCTGATATAACAATGCATAACCTAAAAGATGATTTAAATTCTTTATGTCGTGATTCTCAATAAGCTTGAGGATATTTTTTTCAAGAGAATTTAATCCGGTTACACTATTTGGAAATCTTTCCACATGGGCTCTGATACAACTCGATAAATACTCGAAATTGGTCTTTACCTTAATTTGTGGTTTTAATTTATAAGGATCATTGCCGCAATAAAGTTCCCAGATCAAATTTGCAACTTCAATATCCTCTGTAGTTAGTTGAATACGGTTGAAATAATGATTTTTCAGATCTTTTTGATCCAATTCAGTGAGCGGCTGATGTTCTTTTTCGCCTTCTAACTTCTTGCTGCATACCAGTTGAATATTCACTGAATTATCCAACTCTGTGATCAGGTTAATTGCCGCGATCATATTAATATGACAGAAAAGGTCAAATTCAAACCACAGAACAATTTCCTCTAATCCCTTTAAGGATTTTAGCTTCTTTATTTCCTGAATGAAGCCCTCCTTATAATCATCGGCAGATATATCGTAAGTCTGGCGAAGGAATTTTTTTCTGATCTTATAAAAATCAGAATTGATCTCGCGTATGCATGGACCTTCACATAAAAGTTCCCGCCATATCATAAGTTCTCCAGGTAAATCCAATTCCTGAACTTTCCCGGCAAGACTATCGCCATTAACAATATGTAGGATCTTACTATTCATAGATTCAAAAAAAGCGTGCAGGAGTTAACCTCCAACACGCTTTACATTATAACCTTCCTTTTCAAGGATCT containing:
- the ppk1 gene encoding polyphosphate kinase 1; amino-acid sequence: MKQQNEDRFRHRDLNWLSFNERVLQEAEDDLNPLYERIKFLAIFSSNLDEYFRVRVSQLRQMKRVKKSIRKSLALRPTRITKQIIEKVKEQQNRFGEIYNGRIIPELAKNGIKILEANNYNEDQQKFVSSFFNNKVEEFIKPILLDTSKENELFLENSVLYFLITFEDKNKLGIVNIPVEACGRFVPIEDDSSFHYITYLDEIIRHEAYKLFPTEHITGIFEIKLSRDAELYIDDIYEGVLAEKIYESLKQRTDGQPTRLLYDAGMPKPIQKRIRRLLKLGKVDMMPGGKYHNFKDFFSFPDPTENKKLHYEDLKPLPHKVLDKSKDYFKDISEKDQALHFPYMSFNYLENFLEQAATDKDVTEIMISLYRVADESDLTSSLLKALENGKKVTVFVEAKARFDEENNIIWGRKFEEKGANVIYSYPKVKVHSKIMLICRNEGDTSQRYAYIGTGNFNSETASIYCDHAVFSANKVITKELHRLFRVLEGELIIPREKNLLISPFSTRQEFVKLIYNEIENAMAGKPAKITAKMNSLEDEEMVELLYKASNAGVEIRLLIRGFTCLIPGIKGMSENIYITSVVDRFLEHGRIYIFENDGDELMFFGSADWMNRNLDRRIEVISPVLDEDIKKEFKEILEIQLNDNVKARIQDKDESNMYVERKKGEKAIRSQYEIYNYLKEKHTS
- a CDS encoding nucleoside phosphorylase, which encodes MSLKASELILNKDGSIYHLNLLPEELADTVITVGDQDRVSLITDHFDTIEVKKKKREFCIHTGTYKSKRITVMSTGMGTDNIDIALTELDALANIDFEKKQPKEHIKSLDIIRIGTTGSIREEIPVDALLVSEKAIGFDGLMHFYKSADILDKEIAAEFVKQTNWSADKATPYVINGDESLIKQMSSESTYPGFTATNIGFYGPQGRVLRLDIPDAEMNDKINNFGYKGNHITNLEMETSGIYGLSRLLGHRAVSMNAVLANRMTGEFSKDPVKLVENLITYCLEKIAE
- a CDS encoding DUF1835 domain-containing protein; translation: MNSKILHIVNGDSLAGKVQELDLPGELMIWRELLCEGPCIREINSDFYKIRKKFLRQTYDISADDYKEGFIQEIKKLKSLKGLEEIVLWFEFDLFCHINMIAAINLITELDNSVNIQLVCSKKLEGEKEHQPLTELDQKDLKNHYFNRIQLTTEDIEVANLIWELYCGNDPYKLKPQIKVKTNFEYLSSCIRAHVERFPNSVTGLNSLEKNILKLIENHDIKNLNHLLGYALLYQGYYGYNDSQMQRLIDKLHIFYEITNERIQLTENGILALEGKKNFYRDLKNDEYFGGARVYDFLYESESHKILKL